The following proteins are co-located in the Vigna angularis cultivar LongXiaoDou No.4 chromosome 2, ASM1680809v1, whole genome shotgun sequence genome:
- the LOC108327522 gene encoding BTB/POZ and MATH domain-containing protein 4: protein MTPKKKNSTSSESVTVMVKGSHEFKVKGYSLVKGIGVGKFIASETFNVGGYEWAIYFYPDGVDTREHATVYVSVFVVLVSNANDVRAMFEFAMHDQRGQGEHFVLGHFNDTLGTEPHTLSKGEMWGIKRFYKRFHLEHSMYLIDDCLQVNCTVGVLPTTRDNSMTIEVPESTISTSFGMLFEDEQSSDVTFCVGGNKFYAHKIVLATRSSVFKSQFFCGTDKVDREILVNEMEPKVFKALLHFIYKDTLIEDEELHLSMSSSLASISEWYVSKLLAAAHKYDLPRLKLMCESVLCKHISIDSVAQILVISDCYDATELKFICLQFSAENLNAVLKSDGFKHLKEKCPLLPFELLETVAAGIGCVSVDSDATTPEPNEIEAESTSYYPSSDEENHLGW, encoded by the exons ATGACTCCTAAGAAGAAAAACTCCACAAGTTCAGAATCAGTTACAGTAATGGTAAAGGGTTCACATGAGTTCAAGGTGAAAGGTTATTCACTGGTGAAGGGAATCGGAGTGGGAAAATTTATTGCAAGTGAGACGTTCAATGTTGGAGGGTATGAGTGGGCTATATACTTCTACCCTGACGGTGTAGACACCCGAGAACACGCCACAGTTTATGTCTCGGTTTTCGTTGTGCTCGTTTCCAATGCTAATGATGTTCGAGCGATGTTTGAATTCGCCATGCATGACCAAAGAGGGCAAGGGGAACACTTTGTCCTTGGTCACTTTAATGACACTCTAGGGACTGAGCCTCACACTTTATCCAAGGGGGAAATGTG GGGGATTAAACGTTTTTACAAACGCTTTCACCTTGAACACTCAATGTATCTCATAGATGACTGTCTACAAGTAAATTGCACTGTTGGGGTTTTGCCTACCACCCGAGATAATTCCATGACTATAGAAGTTCCCGAATCTACCATTTCAACAAGTTTTGGGATGCTGTTTGAAGATGAGCAATCATCTGATGTTACGTTTTGTGTCGGAGGAAACAAGTTTTATGCGCATAAGATTGTATTGGCGACTCGGTCAAGTGTGTTTAAATCTCAGTTTTTCTGTGGAACTGACAAGGTTGATAGAGAGATACTTGTCAATGAGATGGAGCCTAAGGTTTTCAAG GCATTACTGCactttatttataaagataCTCTTATAGAAGATGAAGAACTCCATTTGTCAATGTCTTCATCCTTGGCTTCTATCTCAGAATGGTATGTATCGAAGTTGCTGGCTGCTGCACACAAGTACGATTTACCAAGGCTAAAGTTGATGTGTGAATCTGTACTTTGCAAACATATATCTATAGATTCTGTTGCTCAAATTCTGGTTATTTCTGATTGTTATGATGCCACTGAATTGAAGTTCATATGTCTGCAATTTTCAGCAGAAAACCTTAATG CTGTGCTGAAATCTGATGGTTTCAAGCATCTTAAGGAAAagtgtccacttcttccatttgaACTGCTAGAGACTGTGGCAGCAGGAATTGGGTGTGTCAGTGTTGACAGTGATGCAACCACACCTGAGCCAAATGAAATAGAAGCTGAGAGCACAAGTTATTATCCTTCCAGCGATGAGGAAAACCATCTGGGTTGGTAG
- the LOC108328701 gene encoding BTB/POZ and MATH domain-containing protein 4: MTLYNPMTESSKGLPSLTDSLSVTETVNGTHNFELKGYSLAKGMGVGKFIASETFTVGGHQWAIYFYPDGKLPSDNGVYVSIFVALVSESTDVRALFELKLHDQSGKGNHLVYSHFGRSLENGPYTIKSRGCIWGYKRFFKRKDLETSTFIKEDSLKISCTVGVLVMSDSSMLNAIHIPESDIGTDLGMLLDHEDLCDVTFSINGESFRAHKLILGARSTVFETWFSNGLGKDNTEIVLNDMEPKVFKALLHFIYKDTLMEDQELFSWQSSSYSSIPESFPAKLLAASNKFALPRLKLMCESIFCRGISIYSVPYILVLADRYGATELKPICQNFCAENYDAVVKSGGLEYIRQKCPFLRAELQTIAAGLDKFIVHYARKQPNSERDEGSSIHISDAVNENNDPLGISFKIWNGKGN, encoded by the exons ATGACGTTGTACAACCCAATGACAGAGAGCAGCAAAGGTCTGCCATCTCTGACGGATTCGTTGTCTGTAACGGAGACAGTGAATGGAACACACAATTTTGAGTTGAAGGGTTACTCTCTAGCGAAGGGAATGGGCGTTGGAAAATTCATTGCAAGCGAGACATTCACAGTGGGAGGGCACCAGTGGGCCATATACTTCTACCCAGATGGCAAGCTCCCCAGTGATAATGGTGTTTATGTTTCCATCTTTGTGGCCCTCGTTTCCGAGAGCACCGATGTTCGTGCGCTGTTCGAACTCAAGTTGCACGACCAAAGCGGCAAAGGGAATCATTTGGTTTATAGCCACTTCGGTCGGAGCCTCGAGAATGGCCCTTACACTATCAAAAGCCGTGGCTGCATTTG GGGATATAAGCGGTTTTTCAAACGAAAAGACCTTGAGACATCAACTTTCATCAAGGAAGACAGCTTGAAGATCAGTTGCACTGTCGGTGTTCTGGTGATGTCTGATTCTTCTATGTTAAACGCAATTCATATTCCTGAATCTGATATAGGAACAGATCTGGGGATGCTGTTAGATCATGAAGACTTATGTGATGTCACTTTCTCCATTAACGGGGAAAGCTTTCGTGCACACAAGCTTATTTTGGGTGCTCGATCAACAGTGTTTGAAACCTGGTTTTCCAATGGGTTAGGGAAGGATAATACGGAGATAGTTCTCAATGACATGGAGCCTAAAGTTTTCAAG GCTTTGCTTCACTTTATATACAAAGACACTCTGATGGAAGATCAAGAGCTGTTTTCGTGGCAATCATCATCGTATTCTTCGATACCAGAATCGTTTCCTGCAAAGTTATTAGCTGCATCGAACAAGTTTGCCTTGCCAAGATTGAAGCTCATGTGTGAATCAATATTTTGTAGAGGCATATCTATATATTCTGTTCCGTATATTCTGGTTCTTGCGGATCGTTATGGTGCTACTGAGTTGAAGCCCATCTGTCAAAACTTTTGTGCAGAAAACTATGATG CTGTCGTGAAATCTGGTGGTTTGGAGTATATTAGGCAAAAATGTCCGTTTTTGCGAGCAGAACTGCAAACTATTGCTGCTGGTTTGGACAAATTCATTGTGCACTATGCTAGGAAACAACCAAATTCAGAAAGAGATGAAGGTTCAAGCATTCACATTTCTGATGCTGTTAACGAGAACAATGATCCATTAGGGATTAGTTTTAAGATTTGGAATGGTAAAGGAAATTAG
- the LOC108329355 gene encoding BTB/POZ and MATH domain-containing protein 4, producing the protein MYNPAAASRSVLASRTSSRSVTETVNGSHKFVIKGYSLAKGIGVGKHIASETFTVGGYQWAIYFYPDGKNPEDNSAYVSVFIALASEGTDVRALFELTLLDQSGNGKHKVHSHFDRSLESGPYTLKYRGSMWGYKRFFKRAQLEASTFLKDDCLKINCTVGVVVSSIDCSKLNTIQVPESDIGSHFGMLLENEEGSDVTFSVGGERFHAHKLVLAARSTAFETEFFNGMEEDERDIVVTDMEPKVFKALLHFIYRDTLIDDEELFVSRSSFLPSVSESFAAKLLAAAEKYGLPRLKLMCESVLCKDISIDSVAYILALADRYHATELKSVCLQFSAENLVAVMQSDGFEYLKENCPLLQSELLKTVAGCEEEFSGEGKCRSVWAQFSDGGDTNDRSVRQQTWENGVDRSQSLWVHLSDGVNNNDRSPGQEP; encoded by the exons ATGTACAACCCGGCGGCGGCGAGTAGGAGCGTCCTGGCGTCGCGGACGAGTTCGCGTTCGGTGACGGAGACGGTGAACGGTTCACACAAGTTCGTGATCAAGGGTTACTCTCTTGCCAAGGGAATCGGCGTCGGAAAACACATCGCGAGCGAGACTTTCACCGTCGGAGGATACCAGTGGGCGATTTACTTCTATCCCGACGGCAAGAATCCTGAAGACAACTCTGCCTATGTCTCCGTTTTCATTGCGCTCGCTTCCGAAGGCACCGACGTTCGCGCGCTCTTCGAACTCACCTTGCTAGACCAGAGCGGCAACGGCAAGCACAAGGTGCACAGCCACTTCGATCGCTCGCTCGAGAGTGGGCCCTACACTCTCAAATATCGAGGCAGCATGTG GGGTTATAAGAGATTTTTTAAACGGGCTCAACTCGAGGCTTCAACGTTCCTGAAGGACGACTGCTTGAAGATAAACTGCACTGTCGGTGTGGTGGTCTCATCCATTGATTGTTCTAAATTAAACACAATACAGGTTCCTGAGTCTGACATTGGGTCACATTTCGGAATGCTGTTAGAGAATGAGGAGGGATCAGATGTTACTTTCTCTGTAGGTGGAGAAAGGTTTCATGCTCATAAACTTGTATTGGCTGCTCGATCAACTGCATTTGAAACTGAATTTTTCAATGGGATGGAGGAGGATGAGCGGGATATAGTTGTTACTGACATGGAACCTAAGGTTTTCAAG GCTttacttcattttatttatagagACACTCTTATAGATGATGAAGAGCTTTTTGTGTCACGATCATCATTCTTGCCTTCAGTATCTGAATCATTTGCTGCAAAGTTGTTAGCTGCTGCGGAAAAGTATGGCTTGCCTAGACTTAAGCTGATGTGTGAATCTGTACTTTGTAAAGACATTTCTATAGATTCTGTAGCCTATATTCTGGCTCTTGCTGATCGCTATCATGCTACAGAGTTGAAGTCTGTCTGTCTACAGTTTTCTGCTGAAAACCTTGTTG CTGTGATGCAATCTGATGGTTTTGAATATCTTAAGGAAAATTGTCCATTGCTGCAATCGGAACTGCTAAAGACTGTGGCGGGATGTGAGGAGGAATTTAGTGGAGAAGGAAAATGTCGAAGTGTCTGGGCCCAGTTTTCTGATGGTGGTGACACCAATGACAGGAGTGTAAGACAACAAACCTGGGAGAATGGAGTTGACAGGAGTCAAAGCTTATGGGTTCATCTTTCTGATGGTGTTAACAACAATGACAGGAGTCCAGGGCAAGAACCGTGA